A window from Chitinophaga filiformis encodes these proteins:
- a CDS encoding TonB-dependent receptor: MKPICTGILLLLLCCFAHSQLSAQTTQASIAGVVTDETKQLIPGASVLVRNESTGFSSRTVTNAKGEFSLKELPLGGPYTITVSFVGYSEQKLTGYSLNQGDLIKVSVRMRSSTVSMNEIIVSGSGLKNKTENFGAATTVTARDIARLPVNGRNFSSLIDLSPLSNGSNLAGQLGSSTNITIDGTSAKNPTSSSGTNTRIGGPYALSMEAIREFKVVTNQYDVTFGRSGGGTISTVTKAGTNTFSGSAFLYYRGDVLSSNYDIRGAKRVNDFSTKQYGFSLGGPIIKDKAHFFVAWDHQADARPLQLADIQSPADEKRLNVTKTTLDNFLAIARGKYGVANAPQFGSFDKKRGTDAVFARVDLQLSDKSLLTLRDNYINDRAPLGRDDNTAINLYEVYADAKAVNNSLLATLRTVLNPRLTNELKVQHLYTFEESTPGSQLPEKNIPRGIVERVQSVVGTDTVYTAIQLGGQRYSPEHFYNHVVQLVDNVYFSTNKANYTFGADIMYSHMNSLYGSEMNGRFYFTGMDNFNNLKPYRYAREVALAEDPSVKQNIISTALYAQMQTKLFPGFEMIAGIRADYTTYLNKPNFNEVVYQDLGLRTDNSLKTFQVQPRLQFNWDINEQHKDYLRFGAAIFGSDINNYAMINNMLFDGTKVLTVDVQGASVPVPNFVEYRKNPASAPGKELFDQLGLPRQGTINMNGKDARIPVVYKANISYNHFFSDRFKMGITGFVTLARHNYMYVDRNMADQPFFRLANEGNRGVYVPDSTITASNGATDWMKGRKSNRVGRVLELNSEGKVNQFAFVVDGTYRYWKDGEISFSYTWNDSKDNTSYNGDVANTATLSLMVKDDPRDLRTMSYSDNQFRHKVVFYGTLPSFWGINVGIRYSGIGGTRYSLAVGGNVNGDFVASNDLAYVFDVKDQSVPEKIRKGIQAILDNPSASESVKDYIRKSSGKIAERNGGVNGFYGIWDLRIGTKIKTYKTQFIELSGDFFNVANMLNKEWGAVKTLGKQNIYSLGGFDRAASTYKYNVNVNTGVIVPSGNPWQIQIGIRYGF; encoded by the coding sequence ATGAAACCTATATGTACTGGCATTCTATTGCTATTGTTGTGTTGTTTTGCCCATTCACAACTATCCGCTCAGACAACCCAGGCTTCCATTGCCGGCGTTGTCACTGATGAAACCAAACAGCTGATTCCAGGCGCTTCTGTCCTTGTCAGGAATGAATCCACCGGCTTTAGCAGCAGAACGGTCACGAATGCGAAAGGTGAATTCTCACTGAAAGAATTACCGCTCGGCGGTCCTTACACCATCACCGTATCCTTTGTTGGTTATAGCGAACAGAAACTTACAGGTTATTCTTTGAATCAGGGCGACCTCATAAAGGTGAGTGTCCGGATGAGATCATCTACCGTCAGCATGAATGAGATCATTGTAAGCGGTAGTGGGCTCAAGAACAAAACAGAGAATTTCGGAGCGGCTACGACCGTCACAGCCCGCGATATTGCGCGGTTGCCTGTGAATGGCCGTAATTTCTCTTCACTGATTGATCTCTCCCCGTTGAGCAATGGCAGCAACCTGGCAGGTCAGCTGGGCTCTTCCACCAATATTACCATTGATGGTACCTCTGCCAAGAACCCTACTTCCAGCAGCGGCACGAATACCCGTATAGGCGGCCCCTATGCACTGTCTATGGAAGCGATCAGGGAGTTTAAAGTGGTGACGAACCAGTACGATGTAACGTTTGGGCGTAGCGGTGGCGGTACTATCAGCACTGTGACCAAAGCAGGTACCAATACGTTTTCCGGCAGTGCCTTCCTGTATTACAGGGGAGATGTATTATCAAGCAATTATGATATCCGTGGAGCGAAGAGAGTGAATGACTTCTCTACAAAGCAATATGGCTTCTCCCTGGGAGGGCCTATTATCAAAGATAAGGCGCATTTCTTTGTGGCCTGGGATCATCAGGCAGACGCCCGTCCTTTGCAGCTGGCAGATATTCAATCGCCCGCCGATGAGAAGCGCCTCAACGTGACCAAAACAACGCTGGATAATTTCCTGGCAATTGCACGCGGCAAATATGGCGTAGCCAATGCACCACAGTTCGGATCGTTCGACAAAAAAAGAGGTACTGATGCCGTCTTTGCACGTGTTGACCTGCAGCTGAGCGATAAGAGCCTGCTGACATTGCGCGATAACTACATCAATGACCGCGCTCCGCTTGGACGGGACGATAATACCGCTATCAACCTGTATGAAGTATATGCAGACGCCAAAGCCGTTAACAACAGTCTCCTGGCTACCCTGCGTACGGTGCTGAACCCGCGTCTGACCAACGAGCTGAAAGTACAACACTTGTATACGTTCGAAGAAAGTACGCCGGGTAGTCAGCTACCGGAAAAGAATATACCCCGCGGTATCGTGGAGCGGGTACAATCTGTAGTGGGTACAGATACGGTATATACGGCTATCCAGCTGGGAGGACAGCGTTATTCTCCCGAGCATTTCTATAACCATGTTGTGCAGCTGGTTGACAACGTATATTTCAGTACGAACAAGGCGAACTATACTTTTGGTGCTGATATCATGTACAGTCATATGAACTCACTGTATGGAAGTGAAATGAACGGAAGGTTCTATTTCACCGGGATGGACAATTTCAACAACCTGAAACCTTACCGTTATGCACGTGAGGTGGCATTGGCAGAAGATCCCAGCGTTAAGCAAAATATTATCAGCACTGCATTGTATGCACAGATGCAAACGAAACTGTTCCCGGGGTTTGAGATGATTGCCGGCATCCGGGCTGATTATACTACTTACCTGAACAAACCTAACTTCAATGAAGTGGTGTACCAGGACCTGGGACTGCGTACTGACAATTCGCTGAAGACATTCCAGGTGCAGCCACGCCTGCAGTTCAACTGGGATATCAATGAGCAGCATAAGGATTACCTGCGTTTTGGAGCGGCTATTTTCGGTTCCGATATCAATAACTATGCAATGATCAACAATATGTTGTTCGACGGTACCAAGGTGCTCACCGTGGATGTGCAGGGGGCCAGTGTCCCTGTGCCAAATTTTGTTGAGTACCGTAAGAACCCTGCTTCAGCGCCTGGCAAAGAGCTGTTTGATCAATTAGGACTGCCGCGTCAGGGTACCATCAACATGAATGGAAAAGATGCGCGGATCCCTGTAGTGTATAAGGCAAACATCTCTTACAATCATTTCTTCTCAGATCGTTTCAAAATGGGCATTACCGGTTTTGTTACCCTGGCCCGTCATAACTATATGTACGTTGATCGTAATATGGCAGACCAGCCTTTTTTCCGTCTGGCCAATGAAGGGAATCGTGGTGTGTATGTGCCTGATAGCACTATCACAGCGAGTAATGGTGCAACAGACTGGATGAAAGGACGCAAGAGCAATCGTGTAGGCCGTGTACTGGAACTGAACAGTGAAGGTAAGGTGAACCAGTTCGCTTTTGTGGTAGACGGTACTTACCGCTACTGGAAAGATGGAGAGATATCTTTCAGTTATACCTGGAATGATTCTAAGGACAATACCTCTTATAACGGTGACGTAGCCAACACGGCCACCCTGTCACTGATGGTGAAAGATGATCCCCGCGACCTGCGTACCATGTCTTATTCCGACAACCAGTTTCGTCATAAAGTAGTGTTCTACGGTACATTGCCCAGCTTCTGGGGTATTAATGTAGGGATCCGGTATTCCGGTATCGGTGGCACGCGTTACTCCCTCGCAGTAGGAGGCAACGTGAATGGCGATTTCGTAGCCTCCAACGATCTGGCTTACGTTTTTGATGTGAAAGACCAAAGCGTGCCGGAAAAGATCCGTAAGGGTATCCAGGCTATCCTCGACAATCCTTCGGCGTCGGAGAGTGTAAAAGACTACATCAGGAAGAGCAGTGGTAAGATTGCAGAAAGGAATGGCGGGGTAAACGGCTTTTATGGCATCTGGGACCTGAGAATAGGTACGAAGATCAAAACCTATAAAACGCAGTTTATTGAACTGTCGGGCGATTTCTTTAACGTGGCCAACATGCTGAATAAGGAATGGGGCGCTGTTAAGACGCTGGGCAAACAGAATATCTATTCGCTGGGTGGCTTTGACAGGGCTGCTTCCACCTATAAGTACAACGTCAATGTGAACACGGGAGTAATTGTGCCTTCAGGCAATCCATGGCAGATACAGATCGGTATCAGGTATGGATTCTAA
- a CDS encoding DUF4488 domain-containing protein encodes MKTLTKLFFTLLFTIVTISRVAAQSEVLGAWKSTNGATTSLMLVTPAYFSITVYDTAGFKSTLGGTWSGSSDNTGITTIEFNSADPSQVGKQLEATVDFEGDQLVTALNGNKTTWTRVDNGNSEMSGVWQITGRETNGTMSAMKPGDRKTIKILTGTKFQWIAMNTKTGEFFGTGGGSYTFTNGVYTENIEFFSRDNSRVGASLSFKGSVSGDKWDHSGKSSKGDPIHEEWTRR; translated from the coding sequence ATGAAAACGCTTACCAAACTCTTCTTCACATTATTATTCACAATTGTAACCATTTCCCGGGTAGCTGCTCAATCAGAAGTGCTCGGTGCATGGAAATCTACCAACGGTGCTACCACTTCACTGATGCTGGTTACCCCGGCATATTTTAGTATCACCGTGTATGATACCGCTGGTTTTAAATCTACGTTAGGGGGCACCTGGTCAGGGTCGTCCGACAATACCGGTATAACTACTATTGAGTTCAACTCTGCAGACCCCTCACAGGTGGGGAAGCAACTGGAGGCGACTGTTGATTTTGAGGGGGATCAGCTTGTCACTGCTTTAAACGGTAACAAGACCACCTGGACAAGAGTTGATAACGGCAACAGCGAAATGAGCGGTGTATGGCAGATAACCGGCAGGGAAACGAATGGTACAATGAGTGCAATGAAACCCGGCGACAGGAAAACCATCAAGATACTCACCGGTACCAAATTCCAGTGGATCGCCATGAATACAAAGACCGGTGAATTCTTTGGTACAGGTGGCGGCTCGTATACCTTCACCAATGGTGTATATACAGAGAATATCGAATTCTTTTCCAGGGATAACAGCAGAGTAGGGGCCTCACTTAGTTTTAAAGGCAGTGTAAGCGGTGACAAATGGGATCACAGCGGTAAAAGCTCAAAAGGAGATCCTATCCATGAGGAATGGACACGCCGGTGA
- a CDS encoding transglutaminase domain-containing protein: MKLQVLIRFHARRLLRLSMWLFLYCPLSVHAQKNDDNIELANVDETYEFQYDTRQKQVIVKQTLYKDFICNGFRSSIPFSESYNGQEEIKNVTITVDGKKARNIEPSYDYLNIDEYFYSDLKLCHFTLPFIRQGSHSEVTIEKEIRDPRYLTTVYLTEDYPEQQKKITVIVPRWMEIEIHTFNFQGQHVRTQKTYDEDKDADVYTYTAAKLPAMKSATMSPGPTWIYPHILVRAKAANYKGEKTVYFNTTNDLYQWCHQLASQLHPDTTALGAKAREITAGMTDPFARMKAIFYWVEENIRYIAFEDGVAGFKPDEAHEVLRKKYGDCKGMANLTKELLLRCGLDARLCWIGTNHIMYDHSIPSLNTDNHMICAVKYNDKWWFLDATEKYMQPGIYAERIAGRQVMIENGDNFLLENVPAVTPDQNTRLFKESLTIDGNNMNGKIKYQYNGESKSDLLYNVNLTKTDRVQTALENYITNSNRHYKISNVTTSPLDQRDGNLEVNFDLLYQDAVSSFGKEMYIDIDYNKEFDNAVIDTVKRTTDLRFGTKSNYITETELIIPTGYKITTLPEDLHITSPNFSFDITYKATGNKISYRKQLKITNTYIAKANFREWNNAVTALSKKYLEQITVSQQ, translated from the coding sequence ATGAAGCTTCAGGTGCTAATCCGTTTCCATGCCAGGCGGCTCCTTCGTCTGAGTATGTGGTTATTCTTATATTGCCCTCTATCTGTACACGCCCAGAAAAACGACGATAACATAGAGCTGGCCAACGTAGACGAAACGTATGAATTTCAATACGATACCCGTCAAAAGCAGGTGATCGTCAAACAAACCCTTTACAAGGACTTTATATGCAATGGATTCCGCTCTTCCATTCCCTTCTCTGAAAGTTATAACGGCCAGGAAGAAATTAAGAATGTGACGATCACAGTAGACGGCAAAAAAGCCAGGAATATAGAGCCCTCCTACGATTATCTGAACATAGATGAATACTTCTATTCAGATCTGAAACTATGTCACTTTACCCTACCCTTTATTCGCCAGGGCTCTCATAGTGAAGTGACCATAGAAAAAGAGATCAGGGATCCCCGTTACCTGACCACTGTGTACCTGACCGAAGACTATCCCGAACAGCAGAAGAAGATCACGGTGATTGTTCCCCGCTGGATGGAAATTGAAATTCATACCTTCAATTTCCAGGGGCAACACGTCAGAACCCAAAAAACTTACGATGAGGATAAAGATGCCGATGTGTATACTTATACTGCCGCAAAGCTCCCTGCCATGAAATCGGCGACTATGAGCCCCGGCCCTACCTGGATATATCCGCATATCCTCGTGCGGGCCAAAGCGGCTAATTATAAGGGAGAAAAAACCGTCTATTTCAACACGACGAACGATCTTTACCAATGGTGCCATCAGCTGGCGTCCCAGCTACACCCCGATACCACTGCCCTGGGCGCCAAAGCCCGCGAGATCACTGCCGGCATGACAGATCCTTTTGCCAGGATGAAAGCGATCTTCTACTGGGTAGAAGAGAACATCCGCTACATTGCCTTTGAAGATGGTGTAGCCGGCTTTAAACCCGATGAAGCCCATGAGGTGTTGCGGAAAAAATACGGCGATTGTAAAGGCATGGCCAACCTCACCAAGGAGCTATTGCTACGCTGTGGACTGGATGCACGCCTGTGCTGGATAGGCACCAATCATATCATGTACGATCACAGCATTCCCTCGCTCAATACTGACAACCACATGATCTGTGCGGTGAAGTATAACGACAAATGGTGGTTCCTCGACGCTACAGAGAAGTATATGCAGCCAGGCATCTATGCAGAACGTATAGCTGGTCGCCAGGTAATGATAGAGAACGGAGATAACTTTTTACTGGAAAATGTCCCTGCGGTCACTCCGGATCAGAACACCCGCCTCTTCAAAGAATCCCTGACCATAGACGGCAACAATATGAACGGTAAGATAAAGTATCAGTATAACGGAGAAAGTAAATCAGACCTCCTCTATAACGTTAATCTTACCAAAACGGACCGGGTGCAGACAGCCTTGGAAAACTACATCACCAACAGTAACCGGCACTACAAAATTTCCAACGTCACCACCTCTCCCCTGGACCAGCGGGATGGTAACCTGGAAGTGAATTTCGATCTGCTGTATCAGGATGCCGTGTCCTCGTTCGGCAAAGAAATGTACATTGATATTGATTACAATAAGGAATTCGACAATGCTGTGATCGATACAGTGAAGCGTACTACAGACCTCCGCTTTGGCACGAAATCCAACTATATTACTGAAACAGAGCTGATCATTCCCACGGGTTATAAAATAACTACGCTGCCGGAGGATCTGCATATCACGTCTCCCAATTTCAGTTTCGATATCACTTATAAAGCTACCGGCAACAAGATCAGTTATCGCAAACAACTGAAAATAACTAACACTTACATCGCGAAAGCTAACTTCCGTGAATGGAACAACGCAGTCACTGCACTATCAAAGAAATACCTGGAGCAGATCACCGTTTCTCAACAATAA
- a CDS encoding DUF3857 domain-containing protein, whose product MHKYRFVFLSILLLSTGYQAGAQSKQEREYQEEATQVKQEIWDAKNPAFARTDIPEKYANESAVIIALNFTLGADHSRRKDHIAMTLHQRVKIQDKAALENYSEFNLQKLRSGGWRSGYKLTSYMGIRVIKPNGQQRDIDMNDAVSVKDEQDDKKQKIAISDLQVGDIIDFYVRMNKDASSFYSSPDPLDYSIGEKYPMLDFSLNVNVDRKMGVSWRYLNDDQSALKRSQEGDDYVFSIHKTDVAKVTDERWFYEQRALPTLRLAYNGLKSKEVTNGMDEERIRLFLTYEIISVNASYATLPLILKGFPDLLDDYATRIGVRKKEMSKRAIAELAYYYIRYASLYKETGIGSSIEVGQQRKSYFPREHYTANVFRALLNRYDIPTELAAAVPRHVGTLQDVVSLDDLDYFIIAYPDDKPMYCFMGGMQSFPDELPPRLEGQQAYTVSVTGSSKEKNASFKKITLPISSADQNAEEEKINVNFAADNLQQLKIDRIIRVKGQYRFNYLDMLLYEDMLNDERNNLRVTSSRDEDLLAYGPYRKRSGEFDAAFAKARKDMDETVNSNITGEYGTKPTAVTYFKVAEHGLQKQNKPLTMHQSFTMDGFVKKAGNNFMLDIGKLITEQIALSPEERKRTYDINMAFPRTVSYDIIVNIPQGYQLEGAENLNKSVSNDTGSFESSTKMEEGKLILTIRKVYKHQHEQAGNWAQMIAFMDAASDFNKQKVLLKKI is encoded by the coding sequence ATGCATAAATATAGATTTGTATTCCTTTCCATCCTCCTGCTGAGTACAGGTTACCAGGCCGGAGCCCAGTCAAAACAGGAAAGAGAATACCAGGAAGAAGCCACCCAGGTGAAACAGGAAATATGGGACGCTAAAAACCCCGCTTTTGCCAGAACGGATATCCCTGAAAAATACGCCAATGAATCGGCTGTTATCATCGCCCTGAACTTCACGTTAGGAGCCGACCATAGCCGCCGTAAGGATCATATCGCCATGACGCTGCATCAGCGCGTCAAGATCCAGGACAAGGCCGCCCTGGAAAACTACTCTGAGTTCAATCTGCAGAAACTGAGAAGCGGCGGATGGCGCAGCGGCTATAAGCTTACCTCCTACATGGGCATCCGCGTCATCAAACCCAACGGCCAGCAACGGGATATTGACATGAACGACGCGGTAAGCGTGAAAGATGAACAGGACGACAAAAAGCAGAAGATCGCTATCTCCGATCTGCAGGTGGGCGACATCATCGACTTCTATGTAAGGATGAATAAGGATGCGAGCAGCTTTTACAGCTCTCCTGATCCGCTGGATTACTCAATAGGCGAGAAATATCCCATGCTGGACTTCTCCCTCAACGTAAATGTTGACAGGAAAATGGGCGTTTCCTGGCGCTACCTGAATGATGATCAGTCAGCGCTGAAACGCAGCCAGGAAGGAGACGACTATGTTTTCTCCATTCACAAAACTGATGTCGCCAAAGTAACAGACGAACGTTGGTTCTACGAGCAAAGGGCTTTACCGACCCTGCGCCTGGCCTACAATGGGTTAAAAAGTAAAGAAGTCACGAACGGTATGGATGAAGAACGCATCCGTCTTTTCCTGACATATGAGATCATCAGCGTAAATGCCTCGTATGCCACTCTCCCGCTTATTCTGAAAGGCTTTCCTGATTTGCTGGATGATTATGCCACAAGGATCGGTGTAAGGAAAAAAGAGATGAGCAAAAGGGCCATCGCCGAGCTGGCTTATTATTATATTCGCTATGCCTCCCTCTACAAAGAAACCGGCATAGGCAGTTCTATAGAAGTAGGACAGCAGAGAAAGAGTTACTTCCCACGCGAACATTACACAGCCAACGTCTTCAGGGCACTGCTGAACCGCTATGACATTCCCACCGAACTGGCGGCAGCCGTACCCCGCCATGTTGGAACCCTGCAGGACGTAGTATCCCTGGATGATCTGGATTATTTCATCATCGCCTATCCTGATGATAAACCGATGTACTGCTTCATGGGTGGTATGCAGAGCTTCCCCGATGAACTGCCTCCCCGCCTGGAAGGTCAACAGGCCTACACTGTAAGTGTAACCGGCAGCTCAAAAGAAAAAAATGCATCGTTCAAAAAGATTACCCTGCCAATAAGCAGCGCAGATCAGAATGCGGAGGAGGAAAAGATCAACGTGAACTTTGCAGCAGACAACCTGCAGCAACTAAAGATAGACCGTATTATCCGCGTCAAAGGACAATACCGCTTCAACTATCTGGATATGCTGCTATATGAGGATATGCTGAATGATGAACGCAACAACCTGCGCGTAACTTCATCGAGAGACGAAGACTTGCTGGCATACGGCCCATACAGGAAAAGATCCGGTGAATTTGATGCCGCCTTCGCGAAAGCGCGGAAAGATATGGACGAAACAGTGAATTCCAATATCACCGGTGAGTATGGAACAAAGCCCACCGCCGTTACCTATTTTAAAGTGGCAGAGCACGGACTGCAGAAACAGAACAAACCGCTGACGATGCACCAATCATTCACTATGGATGGGTTTGTGAAAAAAGCAGGCAATAACTTTATGCTGGATATCGGTAAACTGATCACTGAGCAGATAGCACTCTCGCCTGAAGAGCGCAAACGCACTTATGATATTAACATGGCTTTCCCCCGTACAGTATCATACGACATCATCGTTAATATTCCCCAGGGTTATCAGCTGGAAGGTGCAGAGAACCTGAACAAGTCTGTCAGCAATGATACAGGCTCATTTGAAAGCAGCACAAAAATGGAAGAAGGAAAGCTTATACTGACAATCAGGAAGGTGTACAAGCACCAGCACGAACAAGCCGGCAACTGGGCACAAATGATAGCGTTTATGGATGCCGCATCTGATTTTAATAAACAAAAAGTGCTGTTGAAGAAAATCTAA
- a CDS encoding tetratricopeptide repeat protein translates to MNYNTTIRYLLLSCVLFAVSCSEPEKPVTKEEAAKVATALTRAIARQDADRFNNLLDMDAIEKRIQDQAGSKVSRQLVARAMKTLRSGDYGKEIVRTVGTKGTYELVKQYEKDNRQHLIFRLYNDQLNYHDFELIKKRDQVKIADMFVYTTGENISTTLAETLRFADEHEEVADLPDNTLTNVQLMKKHVHEGNYELADSIFKTLPAVIREQKVYKIIYINIASELGNDKYLAALTKLQQEYPNAPNMYLLMIDAYILKKDYAAAQRSVNGLDSLINKDPFLDYYRALICKQGMDNVNKLAYLEKLHQNLPGFDAGTLELLFAYVEDEKWDKAVPLTLQYRKSKKANTEFLETLYLLYPTFKKKVDAATEDLHQKSH, encoded by the coding sequence ATGAACTATAACACCACCATAAGATATCTTCTTCTGTCCTGCGTTCTTTTTGCTGTATCCTGTTCTGAGCCGGAAAAGCCAGTCACAAAAGAGGAAGCGGCCAAAGTCGCCACTGCGTTGACGCGTGCCATTGCACGACAGGATGCCGACCGCTTCAATAACCTGCTGGATATGGACGCCATTGAAAAAAGGATTCAGGACCAGGCTGGCAGTAAGGTCAGCCGGCAATTGGTGGCACGTGCGATGAAAACCCTGCGGTCTGGCGACTACGGTAAGGAAATTGTAAGGACCGTTGGAACCAAGGGTACCTACGAGCTCGTAAAGCAATACGAGAAAGACAATCGTCAGCACCTGATTTTCCGGCTATATAATGATCAGCTTAACTACCACGACTTCGAGCTTATCAAAAAGAGAGATCAGGTTAAAATAGCAGACATGTTTGTTTACACCACCGGAGAGAATATAAGCACCACATTAGCGGAAACGCTGCGGTTTGCAGATGAACACGAAGAAGTAGCGGACCTGCCTGACAATACGCTCACCAATGTGCAGTTAATGAAAAAACATGTCCATGAGGGTAATTACGAACTTGCCGACAGTATTTTTAAGACGCTGCCTGCAGTGATCAGGGAACAGAAAGTATATAAGATCATATATATCAATATTGCCAGTGAGCTGGGAAATGACAAGTATCTCGCAGCATTGACCAAACTTCAACAGGAGTATCCGAATGCCCCGAATATGTACCTGCTGATGATCGATGCCTATATCCTGAAGAAAGATTATGCCGCCGCGCAAAGATCTGTTAACGGGCTGGACTCTCTTATCAATAAAGATCCTTTCCTTGACTATTACCGTGCATTGATCTGCAAGCAAGGCATGGATAATGTCAATAAGCTGGCTTACCTGGAAAAATTGCACCAAAACCTACCCGGTTTTGATGCAGGTACATTGGAACTTCTCTTTGCATATGTAGAAGATGAGAAATGGGATAAGGCGGTGCCGCTCACGCTACAATACAGGAAAAGCAAAAAAGCCAATACGGAGTTTCTTGAGACATTGTACCTGCTGTATCCCACCTTTAAAAAGAAAGTTGATGCAGCCACGGAGGACCTGCACCAGAAATCTCATTGA
- a CDS encoding dihydrofolate reductase family protein, producing the protein MRKLVSFFHVSLDGYVAGLNGEMDWIKVDEEIFDHVGDRVKDSDTALYGRVTWQMMEGYWPTAADQPNASKHDIEHAAWYNKAQKIVLSKSMEGEQYPNTVFISDDIEDRVKAIKQQEGTEILIFGSPSATHALLQYDVVDEFWLFVNPVLLGQGIPLFENVSQTTPLTLLSSKTFTNGVVCMHYKKAV; encoded by the coding sequence ATGCGTAAACTTGTTTCGTTTTTTCATGTTTCTTTGGATGGATATGTGGCGGGTCTTAATGGCGAAATGGATTGGATAAAAGTAGATGAGGAGATATTTGACCATGTCGGTGACCGCGTCAAGGACAGTGATACCGCATTATACGGTCGCGTTACCTGGCAAATGATGGAAGGGTACTGGCCTACAGCTGCCGATCAACCCAATGCAAGTAAGCATGACATTGAACATGCCGCCTGGTATAATAAGGCACAAAAAATTGTGCTGTCGAAGAGCATGGAAGGAGAGCAATACCCCAATACTGTTTTCATCAGTGATGATATAGAAGACCGCGTGAAAGCAATAAAGCAACAGGAAGGTACGGAGATCCTCATATTTGGCAGCCCTTCGGCCACACACGCATTGCTGCAATACGATGTAGTAGATGAATTCTGGCTCTTTGTAAACCCTGTGCTGCTGGGCCAGGGTATACCTCTTTTTGAAAATGTGTCCCAGACGACGCCGCTCACGCTACTAAGCTCAAAGACCTTCACTAACGGAGTGGTATGTATGCATTATAAAAAGGCTGTTTAA